Proteins from a genomic interval of Polaribacter sp. Q13:
- a CDS encoding ABC transporter permease — protein MSKLKLIIHREFIAKVRNKSFIMMTFLSPLLMLGMGALVYFLMQKNEEKVKEVVYVDNSGLFSKEDFKDSKTIHYKDYTALGIEETKKKVEEGNYYGALIIPKQDSLELLAKSIEFYSTDSPGMSVIGSLENKIETKIRHEKLNNFGIDLEKIEASKINTDIKMFNFSGEESSKLINGLKIGLGAMAGYLLMMFVIIYGNSVMRSVIEEKTSRIIEIIVSSVKPFQLMLGKIIGNASAGLLQFFIWGIILFVLTTVASSVFGVDVVGMQSARVPAEQMEAMKSAVGGGEMQVVVQEILKLPILKMFILFIFYFLGGFMLYSSLFAAVGAAVDNETDTQQFMLPIMLPLMLGIYVGFATVINDPHGSIAVLFSYIPFTSPIVMLMRVPFGVSWYELAISMTLLLVTFVFMVWLAAKIYRVGILMYGKKPTYKDLYKWLKYKG, from the coding sequence ATGAGCAAGTTAAAACTAATTATACATAGAGAATTTATTGCTAAGGTTCGTAATAAATCATTTATAATGATGACTTTTTTAAGTCCCTTATTAATGTTAGGTATGGGTGCTTTGGTTTATTTTCTGATGCAAAAAAATGAAGAAAAAGTTAAAGAAGTTGTCTATGTAGATAATTCAGGCTTGTTTTCTAAAGAAGATTTTAAAGATTCTAAAACCATTCATTATAAAGATTATACTGCTTTAGGGATTGAAGAAACAAAAAAGAAAGTAGAAGAAGGCAATTATTATGGAGCCTTGATTATCCCAAAACAAGATAGTTTAGAATTGCTAGCAAAATCTATAGAGTTTTATTCTACAGATTCTCCAGGGATGTCTGTAATAGGTTCTTTAGAAAATAAAATAGAGACTAAGATAAGACATGAAAAACTAAATAATTTTGGTATTGATTTAGAAAAAATAGAAGCTTCTAAAATTAATACAGATATAAAAATGTTTAATTTTTCTGGAGAAGAATCTTCAAAATTAATAAACGGATTAAAAATAGGCCTTGGTGCAATGGCTGGTTATCTGTTAATGATGTTTGTTATTATATATGGTAACTCAGTAATGCGTAGTGTTATTGAAGAGAAAACAAGCAGAATTATAGAAATTATAGTATCATCTGTAAAACCTTTTCAATTAATGCTAGGTAAAATTATAGGAAATGCTTCTGCTGGGTTATTACAATTCTTTATTTGGGGAATTATACTATTTGTGCTAACAACCGTTGCATCTTCTGTTTTTGGGGTTGATGTTGTAGGTATGCAATCGGCTAGAGTACCTGCAGAACAAATGGAAGCAATGAAATCTGCAGTTGGTGGAGGGGAGATGCAAGTAGTGGTACAGGAAATTTTAAAATTACCAATTTTAAAAATGTTTATTTTATTCATATTTTATTTTCTAGGTGGTTTTATGTTATACAGTTCTTTGTTTGCAGCAGTTGGTGCAGCGGTAGATAATGAAACAGATACGCAACAATTTATGTTGCCAATTATGTTGCCTTTAATGTTAGGTATTTATGTTGGTTTTGCAACCGTTATAAATGATCCTCATGGTTCTATTGCGGTACTGTTTTCTTACATTCCATTTACAAGTCCTATTGTTATGTTAATGAGAGTTCCTTTTGGAGTTTCTTGGTATGAGTTGGCCATTTCTATGACGTTATTATTGGTTACATTTGTGTTTATGGTATGGTTGGCAGCAAAGATTTATCGCGTAGGTATTTTAATGTATGGTAAAAAACCTACTTATAAAGATTTATATAAATGGTTGAAGTATAAAGGGTAA
- a CDS encoding ABC transporter ATP-binding protein produces MKNLLEVNNVVKNYGDFRALNNVSLHIPKGCVFGLLGPNGAGKTSLIRIINQITMPDSGSIILDGEVLAPHHTAQIGYLPEERGLYKSMKVGEQALYLAQLKGLSKAEAKKRLKYWFDKFDISAWWNKKIEELSKGMAQKVQFIVTVMHNPKLLIFDEPFSGFDPINAQLIAKEILQLRDEGATIIFSTHRMESVEEMCDEIALIDKSNKILDGKLDDIKRQFRTHTFQVGLHADHPKEVEAKLKERFEVFPSNFKLLNDSLTMNVKLTEGNSANDLLSFLTSSGEVQHFVELIPSANDIFIQAINKNSL; encoded by the coding sequence ATGAAAAATTTACTAGAAGTTAACAATGTTGTAAAAAACTATGGCGATTTTAGAGCATTAAATAATGTTTCATTACATATTCCTAAAGGATGTGTTTTTGGATTATTAGGCCCAAATGGAGCCGGAAAAACATCTTTAATTAGAATTATCAACCAAATAACAATGCCAGATAGTGGTTCTATTATTTTAGATGGAGAAGTATTAGCACCGCATCATACAGCACAAATTGGCTATTTACCAGAAGAACGTGGTTTGTATAAATCTATGAAAGTAGGAGAGCAGGCTTTGTATTTAGCGCAATTAAAAGGATTGAGTAAAGCCGAAGCTAAAAAACGTTTGAAATATTGGTTTGATAAATTTGATATTTCTGCTTGGTGGAACAAGAAAATTGAAGAACTATCTAAAGGAATGGCGCAAAAAGTGCAATTTATTGTAACGGTAATGCACAATCCTAAATTATTAATTTTTGATGAGCCTTTCTCTGGGTTCGATCCTATTAATGCGCAATTAATTGCCAAAGAAATTTTACAACTTAGAGATGAGGGAGCAACCATTATTTTTTCTACGCATAGAATGGAATCTGTAGAAGAAATGTGTGATGAAATAGCCTTAATAGATAAATCGAACAAGATTTTAGATGGAAAGTTAGATGATATCAAACGTCAGTTTAGAACTCATACTTTTCAAGTGGGGCTTCATGCGGATCATCCTAAAGAAGTGGAAGCAAAATTAAAAGAGCGCTTTGAAGTTTTTCCATCCAACTTTAAATTATTGAATGATAGTTTAACTATGAATGTAAAATTAACGGAAGGAAATTCTGCAAACGATTTGTTGTCTTTTTTAACAAGTAGCGGAGAAGTGCAACATTTTGTAGAATTGATACCAAGTGCAAACGATATTTTTATTCAGGCAATAAATAAAAACAGTTTATAA
- a CDS encoding leucine-rich repeat domain-containing protein: MKTPEILKLENELGVNLKQLEVGGVFDSKNRNSYLLNDNQEIMFLNLHKNKLKDISALSSLNSLIILDLGENQITDISPLFYLKSLFALNLSSNQLTDINPLFSLINLSNLNLSSNNLNDVNPLSNLTSLIHLDLNFNKITNINPLSTLRSLTNLSLSSNQITDISSLSYLTKLTSLSTGYNQLIDINPLSTLIFLINLDLRKNQITDISSLSSLTNLTLLLLSENRLVSIESLSSLTNLTRLNLGYNRLSNINEVSNLFKIKTLAIERNQLTDIESLRPLTSLESLTLSFNNLSSIEPLSSLVELTNLSLEYNELKDVTHLSHLRNLVSLCLGNNKLTNIDSLSSLTKLSNLELDSNRIINVKSIQNIVNNLSLLRVINIRNNLLDIPYNLLNDANGLIAYFKDIKLGVTNKRNTKLLFLGDGCVGKSTLLAHLKTLKPPTEIPINKRTEGVQLGVWKDVLPDVKVNVWDFGGQEVLHSTHRLFLGEEAVYVLVWCKESKKKCSKEETHNLQYWLDFIADYGRKSIVLLVENVIDGEFESKELPDDLELATLVTNYRNKQIELIPTQYRFDCKNNTEEVESFRDVIKNKIKSLHKRYPIKYYPESWHVFQERLEKEKETHKIISLERYEELGKESKVSEPKALLSFFDKSGVIGYYERLADDIIILQMDWVLDPVYKTIQLKDNTLARTQGKLNDEDLDFIWNKYQPEERRLFKEYMLKSNLLSEPKRYPDSLNRSYKYLCPSLFDDKSIDTIQWEEKERYVIVKFNFVFLAIIQQLQVQILNHCNFDDKEIFYKNYICFKDKEGSLVWIELYKNEKELRIFSENENTIQVVLSELNLIYPIDRTLVRLRKKDLSEEDYLYKNTDNFFHSKNEIKDYKIMEEEMDKEKKAKKIFISYSRKDYKFKDELKSHLSLLARYNLINAWSCDEMKPGKWNSQIQSELAAADIIVYMVSHNFLDSNYIMDEEVKKGIELIEEDPNKKIINVLVRDCLWDQWSKIEELVKKRTKNFSEMSLDHYQFLPYHQDDGVEKLLPLEEWNVNRGQSVNTAYKQIAKRILSEII; the protein is encoded by the coding sequence ATGAAAACTCCAGAAATATTAAAATTAGAAAATGAGTTAGGTGTTAACTTAAAACAACTAGAAGTAGGTGGGGTTTTTGATTCTAAAAACAGAAATTCATATTTATTAAATGATAATCAAGAAATAATGTTTCTTAATCTGCATAAAAATAAATTGAAAGATATTAGTGCATTATCTTCTTTAAATAGCCTAATTATTTTAGATCTAGGAGAAAATCAAATCACAGATATTAGCCCCTTGTTTTATTTGAAGAGTTTATTTGCTTTAAATTTAAGTTCAAATCAATTAACAGACATTAATCCCTTATTTTCTTTAATTAATTTAAGTAATTTAAATTTATCAAGTAATAACCTAAATGATGTTAATCCTCTATCTAATTTAACATCTTTGATTCATTTGGATTTGAATTTCAATAAAATTACAAATATTAATCCTTTATCTACTTTAAGGTCTTTGACTAATTTGAGTTTGAGTTCTAATCAAATTACAGATATTAGTTCTTTATCATATTTAACTAAATTAACTTCTTTATCTACGGGGTATAATCAATTGATAGATATTAATCCTTTGTCTACTTTAATATTTTTGATAAATTTAGATTTAAGGAAAAATCAAATCACAGACATTAGTTCACTATCTTCTTTAACAAATCTTACTTTGTTACTCTTATCCGAAAACAGATTGGTAAGTATTGAATCCTTAAGTTCATTAACAAATCTCACAAGATTAAATCTAGGATATAATAGATTATCTAATATTAATGAGGTGTCTAATTTATTTAAAATAAAAACATTAGCTATAGAAAGAAATCAATTAACAGATATAGAATCTTTACGTCCACTAACTAGTTTAGAGAGTTTAACTTTAAGTTTTAATAATTTGAGTAGTATTGAACCATTGTCTTCTTTAGTTGAGTTGACTAATTTATCTTTAGAATACAATGAATTAAAAGATGTTACTCATTTGTCTCATTTGAGAAATTTGGTTTCTTTATGTTTGGGTAATAATAAATTAACAAATATTGATTCACTATCGTCTCTAACAAAATTAAGTAATTTGGAATTAGATTCTAATAGGATTATTAATGTTAAGAGTATTCAAAATATAGTTAATAATCTTTCTTTGCTTAGAGTAATAAATATTAGAAATAATTTATTAGATATACCTTACAATTTATTAAATGATGCAAATGGTTTAATAGCTTATTTTAAAGATATTAAATTAGGAGTCACAAATAAAAGAAATACAAAATTATTGTTTTTAGGTGATGGTTGTGTAGGTAAAAGTACTTTGTTAGCACATTTAAAAACATTGAAACCTCCAACTGAAATTCCAATAAATAAACGAACAGAAGGAGTACAATTGGGGGTTTGGAAAGATGTATTACCAGATGTTAAAGTGAATGTATGGGATTTTGGTGGACAAGAGGTCTTGCATAGCACACACCGTCTGTTCTTGGGAGAGGAGGCAGTATATGTACTAGTTTGGTGTAAAGAAAGCAAGAAGAAATGTTCTAAAGAAGAAACTCATAATTTACAATATTGGTTAGACTTTATTGCGGATTATGGTAGGAAAAGTATTGTATTATTAGTAGAGAATGTAATTGACGGTGAGTTTGAAAGTAAAGAGCTTCCTGATGATTTAGAATTAGCAACACTTGTAACAAATTACAGAAATAAGCAAATTGAATTGATCCCTACACAATACCGTTTTGATTGCAAAAACAATACTGAAGAAGTAGAAAGTTTTCGTGATGTTATTAAAAATAAAATTAAAAGTTTACATAAGAGATACCCTATTAAGTATTATCCTGAAAGCTGGCATGTATTTCAAGAACGTTTGGAAAAAGAAAAAGAAACACATAAAATAATTTCTTTAGAACGTTATGAAGAGTTAGGGAAGGAATCTAAAGTTTCTGAACCGAAAGCATTACTTTCTTTTTTTGATAAATCAGGAGTGATTGGTTATTATGAAAGGTTGGCAGATGATATTATTATCTTACAAATGGATTGGGTTTTAGATCCAGTGTATAAAACAATACAATTAAAAGATAATACATTAGCAAGAACTCAAGGTAAATTGAATGATGAAGATTTAGATTTTATATGGAATAAATATCAACCAGAAGAAAGACGACTATTTAAAGAGTATATGTTAAAAAGTAATTTATTGTCAGAACCAAAGAGATACCCTGATTCATTAAATAGAAGTTATAAATATTTGTGTCCATCATTATTTGATGATAAAAGTATAGATACAATTCAATGGGAAGAAAAAGAAAGATACGTAATTGTTAAATTTAATTTTGTTTTCTTAGCCATAATACAACAACTTCAAGTTCAAATTTTAAACCATTGTAATTTTGATGATAAGGAAATCTTTTACAAGAATTATATTTGTTTTAAAGACAAAGAAGGTTCATTAGTTTGGATAGAACTTTACAAAAATGAAAAAGAATTGCGGATTTTCAGTGAAAATGAAAATACCATACAAGTAGTTTTGAGTGAGCTTAATCTAATTTATCCTATAGATAGAACACTAGTCAGGTTAAGAAAAAAAGATCTAAGTGAAGAAGATTATTTATATAAAAATACAGATAATTTTTTTCATTCTAAAAATGAAATTAAAGATTATAAAATAATGGAAGAAGAAATGGATAAAGAAAAAAAAGCCAAAAAAATATTTATATCTTATAGTAGAAAGGATTATAAGTTTAAAGATGAGTTAAAAAGTCATCTATCACTTTTAGCACGATATAATTTAATTAATGCTTGGTCTTGTGATGAAATGAAACCAGGAAAATGGAATTCACAAATACAATCAGAATTAGCAGCAGCAGATATTATTGTCTATATGGTTTCTCATAATTTTTTAGACTCGAATTATATAATGGACGAAGAGGTTAAAAAAGGAATTGAACTAATCGAAGAAGATCCAAATAAAAAAATTATCAATGTTTTGGTAAGAGATTGTCTTTGGGATCAATGGTCAAAAATAGAAGAACTTGTAAAAAAAAGAACTAAAAATTTTTCAGAAATGAGTTTAGATCATTATCAATTTTTACCTTATCATCAAGATGATGGTGTAGAAAAATTATTACCTCTTGAAGAATGGAATGTAAATAGAGGACAAAGTGTTAATACAGCTTATAAACAAATAGCAAAAAGAATTTTATCCGAAATAATTTAA
- a CDS encoding MarR family winged helix-turn-helix transcriptional regulator: MDKLQSIDHELRATWQAVAKVYNEQAVKHDSTMATAFVLLNIDKQNGTPSTALGPLMGMEPTSLSRILKTMEDKGAICREKNPDDGRSILIKLTDYGIEMRKISKAYVIQFNETIRENVSDKELAGFFKVTSTINKLIADKHIYGTVSNKV; this comes from the coding sequence ATGGATAAATTACAATCAATAGATCATGAGCTTAGAGCAACTTGGCAAGCAGTTGCAAAAGTGTATAATGAGCAAGCAGTAAAGCATGATAGTACAATGGCTACTGCTTTTGTGTTATTAAATATCGATAAACAAAACGGAACACCATCTACGGCTTTAGGACCTTTAATGGGTATGGAACCGACAAGTCTTTCTAGAATTTTAAAAACGATGGAAGATAAAGGTGCTATTTGCCGAGAAAAAAACCCCGATGACGGTAGAAGCATTCTAATTAAATTAACAGATTACGGCATAGAAATGCGTAAAATATCTAAAGCCTATGTAATACAATTTAATGAAACTATAAGAGAAAATGTTTCTGATAAAGAGTTAGCAGGTTTTTTTAAAGTAACATCAACAATTAACAAATTAATTGCTGACAAACATATTTATGGTACTGTTAGTAATAAAGTATAA
- a CDS encoding 3-hydroxyacyl-CoA dehydrogenase/enoyl-CoA hydratase family protein, whose amino-acid sequence MNRRIKKVAIVGSGIMGSGIACHFANIGVEVLLLDIVPRELNAKEKAKGLTLEDKVVRNRLVNDALTASLKSKPSPIYNQKFANRITTGNLDDDIAKVADVDWIMEVVVERLDIKKIVFEKLEKYRTPGTIISSNTSGIPIQFMNEGRSEDFQKHFAVTHFFNPPRYLKLFEVVPGPDCKQEVTDFLMMYGEKFLGKTSVLAKDTPAFIGNRVGIFGIQSLFHQVKELGLTVEEVDKLTGPVIGRPKSATFRTVDVVGLDTLVHVANGIYENCPDDEAHDLFKLPSFINQMMENKWLGSKTGQGFYKKTVNAEGKKEILTLDLDTLEYRSSKRAKFATLELTKTIDKPIDRFKVLIGGKDKAGEFYRKNFAAMFAYVQNRIPEISDELYKIDDAMKAGFGWENGPFEIWDAVGVEKGIELMKAEGKEPATWVTEMLASGSKSFYSVKEGATYFYDIPSKSQTKKPGQDGFIILDNIRKSNEVFKNSGVVIEDIGDGILNIEFQSKMNTIGGDVLAGINKGIDLAEKDFQGLVVGNQAANFSVGANIGMIFMMAVEQEYDELNYAIKYFQDTMMRMRYSSIPTISAPHGMALGGGCEISLHADKVVAAAETYMGLVEFGVGVIPGGGGSKEMALRASDSFKKGDVELNVLQENFLTIGMAKVSTSAYEAFDLGLLQKGKDVVVVNKDRQIATAKAHAKLMAESGYTQPAKRTDVTVLGKQALGMFLVGTDSMKDSKYISEHDMKIANKLAYVMAGGDLSEPTLVTEQYLLDLEREAFLSLCTERKTLERIQAMLKTGKPLRN is encoded by the coding sequence ATGAATAGAAGAATTAAAAAAGTAGCAATAGTTGGCTCTGGAATTATGGGAAGCGGAATTGCTTGTCATTTTGCAAACATTGGCGTTGAAGTTCTATTATTGGACATTGTGCCAAGAGAATTAAACGCCAAAGAAAAAGCTAAAGGATTAACCCTCGAAGACAAAGTTGTACGAAATCGTTTAGTAAATGATGCACTTACAGCTTCCCTTAAATCTAAGCCTTCTCCTATTTATAATCAAAAATTTGCGAACAGAATTACTACTGGTAATTTAGATGATGATATTGCAAAAGTTGCTGATGTAGATTGGATTATGGAAGTTGTTGTAGAAAGACTAGATATAAAAAAAATAGTTTTTGAAAAACTAGAAAAATACAGAACTCCAGGAACAATTATTTCTTCAAACACTTCTGGTATTCCTATTCAATTTATGAATGAAGGAAGAAGTGAAGACTTCCAAAAGCATTTTGCTGTCACTCACTTTTTTAATCCTCCAAGATATTTAAAACTTTTCGAAGTTGTTCCTGGACCAGATTGTAAACAAGAAGTTACAGATTTCTTAATGATGTATGGTGAAAAATTCTTAGGAAAAACTTCTGTTTTAGCAAAAGATACACCTGCGTTTATAGGTAATAGAGTTGGAATTTTCGGAATTCAGTCTTTATTTCATCAAGTAAAAGAATTAGGCTTAACAGTTGAAGAAGTAGATAAATTGACAGGACCAGTAATTGGTCGTCCAAAATCTGCAACCTTTAGAACCGTAGATGTTGTTGGTTTAGATACGCTAGTACACGTTGCTAACGGAATCTATGAAAACTGTCCTGATGATGAAGCTCACGATTTATTTAAGCTTCCTAGTTTCATCAACCAAATGATGGAAAACAAATGGTTGGGAAGTAAAACTGGACAAGGTTTCTACAAAAAAACAGTAAATGCTGAAGGAAAAAAAGAAATTTTAACTTTAGACTTAGATACTTTAGAATATCGTTCTTCTAAAAGAGCAAAATTTGCAACTTTAGAACTTACGAAAACGATTGATAAGCCAATTGACCGATTTAAAGTATTGATTGGTGGAAAAGATAAAGCTGGTGAATTCTATAGAAAGAACTTCGCAGCCATGTTTGCATACGTCCAAAATAGAATTCCAGAAATTTCTGATGAATTGTATAAGATTGATGATGCCATGAAAGCAGGATTCGGTTGGGAAAATGGTCCTTTCGAAATTTGGGATGCCGTTGGTGTAGAAAAAGGAATCGAACTAATGAAAGCCGAAGGTAAAGAACCTGCAACTTGGGTAACAGAAATGTTAGCTTCTGGTTCTAAATCGTTCTATTCAGTAAAAGAAGGAGCTACTTATTTTTATGACATTCCTTCTAAATCTCAAACTAAAAAACCGGGTCAGGATGGTTTTATTATTTTAGATAACATTAGAAAATCAAACGAAGTTTTTAAAAATTCTGGTGTTGTTATAGAAGATATTGGAGACGGAATTTTAAATATAGAATTCCAATCTAAAATGAACACCATTGGTGGAGACGTTTTAGCAGGAATTAATAAAGGTATTGATTTAGCAGAAAAAGATTTTCAAGGTCTAGTGGTTGGTAACCAAGCAGCAAATTTTTCTGTTGGGGCAAATATTGGAATGATTTTTATGATGGCTGTAGAGCAAGAATATGATGAATTAAATTATGCCATTAAATATTTTCAAGACACGATGATGCGTATGCGCTATTCATCTATACCAACTATTTCTGCTCCACACGGAATGGCTTTAGGTGGTGGTTGTGAAATTTCTTTACATGCCGATAAAGTGGTTGCAGCAGCAGAAACGTATATGGGATTAGTAGAATTTGGAGTTGGTGTAATTCCTGGTGGTGGTGGTTCTAAAGAAATGGCTTTAAGAGCATCAGATTCTTTTAAGAAAGGAGACGTAGAATTAAACGTTTTACAAGAAAACTTCTTAACCATAGGTATGGCAAAAGTATCTACTTCTGCTTATGAAGCTTTCGATTTAGGGTTACTTCAAAAAGGAAAAGATGTTGTAGTTGTTAATAAAGACCGACAAATTGCAACTGCAAAAGCACATGCAAAACTAATGGCGGAAAGTGGATATACACAACCCGCAAAACGTACTGATGTTACCGTTTTAGGAAAACAAGCTTTAGGAATGTTTTTGGTAGGTACAGATTCTATGAAAGACTCTAAATACATTAGTGAACATGACATGAAAATTGCCAATAAATTAGCATATGTAATGGCTGGAGGTGATTTATCTGAACCAACATTGGTTACAGAACAGTATTTATTAGATCTAGAGAGAGAAGCATTTTTGAGTTTATGTACAGAACGTAAAACGTTAGAAAGAATTCAAGCAATGTTAAAAACTGGAAAACCATTAAGAAATTAG
- a CDS encoding acetyl-CoA C-acyltransferase — protein sequence MKTAYIVKAYRTAVAKAPKGVFRFKRADELGAETIQHMMKEIPNLDVKRIDDVMVGNAMPEGAQGLNMARFISLIGLNSVDVPGVTVNRFCSSGIETIAMAAAKINAGMASCIIAGGAESMSSVPMTGFKPELNYDTVKSGHANYYWGMGNTAEAVANQFNVSRKDQDEFAFNSHMKALKAQAENRFQDQIVPIEVEETFLDANGKKATRKYTVTKDEGPRKGTSIEVLNKLRAVFAAGGSVTAGNSSQMSDGAAFVMVMSEEMVKELNLEPIARVVNYAAAGVEPRIMGIGPVAAIPKVLKQAGLQQKDIELIELNEAFASQSLAVMRELDLNQDIVNVNGGAIALGHPLGCTGAKLSVQLFDEMRKRNMKNKYGMVTMCVGTGQGAAGVFEFLS from the coding sequence ATGAAAACAGCATATATAGTAAAAGCATATAGAACAGCAGTTGCAAAAGCTCCAAAAGGTGTTTTTCGCTTTAAACGAGCAGACGAATTAGGTGCAGAAACCATTCAGCACATGATGAAAGAAATCCCAAATTTGGATGTAAAACGCATCGATGATGTAATGGTTGGTAATGCAATGCCAGAAGGAGCACAAGGGTTAAACATGGCACGATTTATTTCCTTAATAGGATTAAACTCAGTGGATGTTCCTGGTGTTACCGTAAACCGTTTCTGTTCTTCTGGAATAGAAACAATTGCCATGGCAGCAGCTAAAATTAATGCAGGAATGGCAAGTTGTATTATTGCAGGTGGAGCAGAAAGCATGAGCTCTGTACCAATGACTGGTTTTAAACCAGAATTGAATTATGATACTGTTAAATCTGGTCATGCTAATTATTATTGGGGAATGGGAAACACTGCAGAAGCAGTTGCAAACCAATTTAATGTTTCTAGAAAGGATCAAGATGAATTTGCATTTAATTCTCACATGAAAGCTTTAAAAGCGCAAGCAGAAAACCGTTTTCAAGATCAAATAGTTCCTATTGAAGTTGAAGAAACCTTTTTAGATGCAAACGGAAAAAAAGCAACAAGAAAATATACAGTAACTAAAGATGAAGGACCTAGAAAAGGGACTTCTATTGAAGTTTTAAATAAATTACGCGCAGTTTTTGCGGCAGGTGGAAGTGTAACAGCTGGTAACTCATCTCAAATGAGTGATGGTGCTGCTTTTGTTATGGTGATGAGTGAAGAAATGGTAAAAGAATTAAATCTAGAACCTATTGCAAGAGTAGTAAATTATGCTGCTGCAGGTGTAGAACCAAGAATTATGGGAATTGGTCCTGTAGCTGCAATACCTAAGGTTTTAAAACAAGCAGGTTTACAACAAAAAGATATTGAACTAATTGAATTGAATGAAGCTTTTGCTTCTCAATCTTTAGCAGTAATGCGTGAGCTAGACCTAAACCAAGACATTGTAAATGTAAATGGTGGCGCCATTGCATTAGGACATCCATTAGGTTGTACTGGTGCAAAATTATCTGTGCAATTATTCGATGAAATGCGCAAACGTAACATGAAGAACAAATACGGAATGGTAACCATGTGTGTTGGTACTGGACAAGGTGCTGCAGGTGTGTTTGAGTTTTTGTCTTAA